GTCAGTGGGCGTGGGCCGCCTCGGCCGCCTGGCCGTTCTTGGTCTTGTAATCGTCGATGGCGGCCCGGATGGCGTCCTCGGCCAGCACGGAGCAGTGGATCTTGACCGGCGGCAGGCTGAGTTCCTCAACGATCTGGGTGTTCTTGATCTCGAGCCCCTCGTCGACGGTCTTGCCCTTGAGCCACTCGGTTGCCAGGCTGCTGCTGGCGATGGCCGAGCCGCAGCCGAAGCACTTGAACTTGGCGTCCTCGATCTTGCCCGTCTCGTCGACCTTGATCTGCAGTTGCATCACGTCGCCGCACTCGGGCGCGCCGACGAGGCCGACGCCCACGTCCTTGCGCTCCTTGATCTCCTTCTGCGTGCCGAAGCTGCCCACGTTCCGCGGGTTCTCGTAGTGATCGATGACCTTGTCGCCGTATGCCATTGCTGGCCCTCCAATCGCGGCTTGGCCGCGTCCATAACCGTTTAGTGAGCCTGCCACTCGATCTTGGTGATGTCGATGCCCTCGTTGTGCATGTCGTAGAGCGGGCTGAGCTCGCGGAGCTTCTCGACGGCCGCCACGATCTTGTCGACCGCGTAGTCGACCTCGGCCTCGGTCGTGAATCGCCCCATGCTGATTCGCAGCGAGCTATGGGCCAGGTCGTCGCCAACGCCAAGGGCCTTGAGCACGTAGCTGGGCTCGAGGCTGGCGCTCGTACACGCAGACCCGCTGCTCATGGCGATCTCCTTGGTGGCCATCATCAGGCTCTCGCCCTCGACGAAGCCGAAGGAGATGTTGGTCAGGTGGGGCAGCCGCTTGTCGGCGTGGCCGTTGACCTGCACGGTGTCGAGCTTGCTGGTGATGCCCTCTTCGACCTTCTTGCGCAGGGCAAGGAGCCGCTCGCGCTCGTCGTCCATCTCGGCGGCGCACAACTCGCAGGCCTTGCCCAAGCCCACGATGCCCGGCACGTTCAGCGTACCCGAGCGGAAGCCTCGCTCCTGGCCGCCGCCCTCCTGGAACGCCGTCAATCGCACGCGCGGCTTGCGGCGGCGGACGTAGAGCGCGCCCACGCCTTTGGGCCCGTACATCTTGTGGGCGCTCAGGCTGAGCAGGTCGATGTTGTCGGTGTTGACGTCGGTGGGCATCTTGCCAACCCACTGCGTCGCGTCGGTATGGAAGACGGCACCGCGATCGTGGCAGAGCTTGCCGATCTCGGGGATCTCGTTGATCGTGCCGAGTTCGTTGTTCGCCCACATGATGGTTACGAGGATCGTGTCGTCACGCATCGCTTCCTCGACCATCTTGGCAGTGATCAGGCCATCTCGACCCGGCTGCAGGTAGGTGACGTCGAAGCCTTCCTTCTGCAGCCGCTTGCACGGATCGAGCACGGCCTTGTGCTCGTGCATGGCCGTGATGATGTGGCCGCGCTTCTCGCTCCCGGCGGGCGCCTTGGCGTACATGCTGGCGGCGCCCTTGATGGCCAGGTTGTTGCTCTCGGTGGCCCCGCTGGTGAAGATGATTTCCTTGCGGTCGGCTCCGATCAGATCGGCCACCTGTTGACGGGCGGTATCGACGCCGGCCTCGGACTCCCACCCAAAGCTGTGATTGCGGCTTCCGGGGTTGCCGAAGGCCTGGGTGAAGTAGGGCAGCATCGCCTCGACCACGCGGGGGTCGGTGCGGGTCGTGGCGGCGTTGTCGAGATAGATGGGAAGGTCAACGGCCATGGGTTCTCCGTGGTGCGGCGGCTGCCGCGTCTCGAGTCGACCGATCGGCTTCGGGGCCTGAGGCACCCACTCCCGGATCGTCAAGGGGACCTGGATCGGCCCTCCATTTAGAACAATTCTAGTTTAGTGCTCATGCTTCCCAGCCGCAAGGATCGACCGTGGGCTGCGGGGATTCCCGACGGACCGGTAGAGGGTCCGCGGCAGCTAGTTCTCGGTCTCAGCGGGCCGCTCGTAGACCATCTCGAGCCGGCGGCCGTGGTTTTTGAAGTTAGCATGAGACATGTAGGAGCGAATCAGCAGCAGCCCTCGGCCTCCCGGTCGAGTGAGGTTCTCCTCGGCGGTCGGGTCGGGTACGTCGGCGGGGTCGAAGCCCGGCCCGGGATCCTCGACGGCGATCCGGACGCACTTGGTGTCGACGCCGTAGTCGACGGTAATGGGCGTGTCGTCGGGCAGGTCTCTGAGGCCGTGACGGAAGGCGTTGGTCATCGCTTCCTCGAGCGCGAGGCGGACGGCGAAAGTGGCCGACTTTGGATAGCCGTTCTCCTGCATGGCCAGTTCGATGGACAGCCAGAGGCGATCGATGCGCTCCCGGTCGTTGGTGACCCGGGCCGAGTCGCTCACGCTGGCCTGCTCATCACGGTGTGCCATCCGGTCCGCCCTGGAAAGTCGATCGGTCAGTCGAAGCTCTGCAACGCGCTCTCGGTGTCCTCGTGGATCGTAAAGATGCGGTCGAGCTTGGTGATGCTGAAGACTTCCTGGATCTGCGGATCGATATCGGCAAGGCGGAGCTGGCCCGAACGATTGCGAATCTTGTGGTGGATGGTGATCAGCGTGCCCAGCGCGGCCGAGGACATGTGGTCGACGTTGTTGAAGCTGATGAGCAGCTTGGGATTGCTCGAAGCGTCGATGACTTCGGTGATCTCATCGCCGATGCGCTGGATGCTTGCCTCGTCGAGGATGTTGCGGTCGAGGAACTCGACCCGCGTCACCCCGTCCTTGTCGGTGATGCGCAAACGTGTCTCTTCGGCTGGCATGCTGGGCTCTCCGAGTGGGCTGGGCGGATCGGGCCTTCGATCCCCCGTGGCGCAAGCGTAGCAACAACGCCCGCCCCGGGCTGTCCCGGCGCGGGCGTTATCTGGTGCTTTCTGGGCCCCGACGGAGCGGGGATCTCGGCAGATCGGCTTAGAACGGGTTCAGGCCGCCGCCCATGGCCGGGAAGTTGCGGGCCTCCTGCTCGCTCTGGATCAGCACGGTGGGCTTCATCAGGATCAGCAGGGTCTGCTCTTCCTTGCTCTGGATGCGGTTGGTGAAGAACCGGTTGATCACGGGCAGCTTGCTCAGCAGCGGCACGCCCGTCTCGACCTCGAACTCGCTCACCAGGCGCTGGCCGCCGAGCAGCAGCGTGCCCTCGTCGGGCACGGTCACCGTCGTGCGGACGCGGGTGACCGTCACGGTCGGGAGCTGGATGAACGACTGGGTATCGGCCGAACTCACCAGCGTGCCGCCCGCGACGGCGGTGACCTGCTCGGACGCGAATCCGTCGATCTGGGCCAGGCCCGCGTCGACGTTCATCGTCACGTAGCGACGGTCGCTGGAGATGGTGCCGCGGACGAGCAGCGTGACGCCCTCGGTAGCGACCTCGACGGTCGGGTCGAAGCCGACGGCGCTGTCGCTGACCACCGGCTCGAGGTCGCCCACGTACGCCACCTGCGTCGCGACGTAGATGTTGGCAAGCTGTCCGTTCGTCAGCGTCAGGCGCGGTGCCGTGAGCTGGGTCGAGCGGCGGTCGGCCTGCGTGGCGCGGACGAGGAAGTCGACCTGCACGTCATCGAGGAACTGGCCCGCCACGCCCAGGGCCGGAGCGGCGCCCAGGATCGTGCTTGCCAGGCCCTCGGTCGGGGCCAGTGCGCCGGCCAGGCCGAGCGAGTTCTGGCCCGCACCGATAAGGCTGGTGTTGGTCGGCGCCGCCACCGGCTGGGTGACCTGCTGCGCGGCGTTGCCGCCGCCGACCACCGTCCGGCGTCGGCCGCTCGGACCGGCAAAGTCGAAGAAGTCGCTGGGCAGGAGGCTCGGATCGTTGGCGGACGCGGTCTGGAACTGGTCGGCCTTGGCGTTGAAGTAGATGTCGAGATCGAAGCCGATCTGCTCGAAGTAGTCCTGGTTGACCAGCAGGAAGCGGGTCTCGACGTTGAGCTGCAGCGCCTGCTGGGCGCGGAGCTTGTCGAGCAGGCCGCCGATCTGGCGGTGGGCCTTCGACGTGGCGCGGATGATCAGCAGGCCG
This Phycisphaerales bacterium DNA region includes the following protein-coding sequences:
- the iscU gene encoding Fe-S cluster assembly scaffold IscU, with product MAYGDKVIDHYENPRNVGSFGTQKEIKERKDVGVGLVGAPECGDVMQLQIKVDETGKIEDAKFKCFGCGSAIASSSLATEWLKGKTVDEGLEIKNTQIVEELSLPPVKIHCSVLAEDAIRAAIDDYKTKNGQAAEAAHAH
- a CDS encoding IscS subfamily cysteine desulfurase, yielding MAVDLPIYLDNAATTRTDPRVVEAMLPYFTQAFGNPGSRNHSFGWESEAGVDTARQQVADLIGADRKEIIFTSGATESNNLAIKGAASMYAKAPAGSEKRGHIITAMHEHKAVLDPCKRLQKEGFDVTYLQPGRDGLITAKMVEEAMRDDTILVTIMWANNELGTINEIPEIGKLCHDRGAVFHTDATQWVGKMPTDVNTDNIDLLSLSAHKMYGPKGVGALYVRRRKPRVRLTAFQEGGGQERGFRSGTLNVPGIVGLGKACELCAAEMDDERERLLALRKKVEEGITSKLDTVQVNGHADKRLPHLTNISFGFVEGESLMMATKEIAMSSGSACTSASLEPSYVLKALGVGDDLAHSSLRISMGRFTTEAEVDYAVDKIVAAVEKLRELSPLYDMHNEGIDITKIEWQAH
- a CDS encoding ATP-binding protein gives rise to the protein MAHRDEQASVSDSARVTNDRERIDRLWLSIELAMQENGYPKSATFAVRLALEEAMTNAFRHGLRDLPDDTPITVDYGVDTKCVRIAVEDPGPGFDPADVPDPTAEENLTRPGGRGLLLIRSYMSHANFKNHGRRLEMVYERPAETEN
- a CDS encoding STAS domain-containing protein, which translates into the protein MPAEETRLRITDKDGVTRVEFLDRNILDEASIQRIGDEITEVIDASSNPKLLISFNNVDHMSSAALGTLITIHHKIRNRSGQLRLADIDPQIQEVFSITKLDRIFTIHEDTESALQSFD